Proteins from one Amycolatopsis endophytica genomic window:
- the yajC gene encoding preprotein translocase subunit YajC, whose amino-acid sequence MEQLFLPLLLMLVVAIPLVMGTRKQKRAAQEQQKLQSSLSEGDRVMTTSGLYGTVADTTSDTTIDIEIAPGVVTTWLRQAVREKVAPEVADEIDNDSDDDTVDTETVAEPVETPKAEADEKPGPQIAPPLEHEKK is encoded by the coding sequence ATGGAACAGCTTTTCCTGCCGTTGCTGCTCATGCTCGTCGTGGCGATCCCGCTGGTGATGGGCACCCGGAAGCAGAAGCGGGCCGCGCAGGAGCAGCAGAAGCTGCAGAGCAGCCTGTCCGAGGGTGACCGGGTGATGACGACCTCCGGTCTGTACGGCACGGTGGCCGACACGACCAGCGACACCACGATCGACATCGAGATCGCGCCCGGCGTCGTGACGACCTGGCTGCGCCAGGCGGTGCGTGAGAAGGTCGCGCCGGAGGTCGCCGACGAGATCGACAACGACTCCGACGACGACACGGTCGACACCGAGACCGTGGCCGAGCCGGTCGAGACCCCCAAGGCCGAGGCCGACGAGAAGCCCGGCCCGCAGATCGCGCCGCCGCTGGAGCACGAGAAGAAGTAG
- the ruvB gene encoding Holliday junction branch migration DNA helicase RuvB, translated as MHDEDVTEHPADETLSALPQQGEREVETTLRPSRLTEFIGQPRVREQLELVLESARRRGVPPDHVLLSGPPGLGKTSLAMIVAAELDASIRITSGPALERAGDLAAMLSNLAEGDVLFIDEIHRIARPAEEMLYLAMEDFRVDVVVGKGPGATSIPLEIAPFTLVGATTRSGALTGPLRDRFGFTGQMEFYADDELDQVVKRSAKILDITVDDDGSAEIARRSRGTPRIANRLLRRVRDYAEVREDGHVTLGVARAALKVYDVDELGLDRLDRAVLSALVHSFGGGPVGVSTLAVAVGEEPTTVEEVCEPYLVRAGMLARTPRGRVATAGAWEHLGLRPPARGDQPGPTLFD; from the coding sequence GTGCACGATGAGGACGTGACCGAGCACCCGGCCGACGAGACCCTCTCCGCGCTGCCCCAGCAGGGTGAGCGCGAGGTGGAGACGACGCTGCGGCCGAGCAGGCTCACCGAGTTCATCGGCCAGCCGCGGGTGCGTGAACAGCTGGAACTGGTGCTGGAAAGTGCCCGGCGTCGCGGTGTCCCGCCGGATCACGTGCTGCTGTCCGGACCGCCCGGCCTGGGCAAGACGAGCCTGGCGATGATCGTCGCCGCCGAACTGGACGCCTCGATCCGCATCACGTCCGGTCCGGCGCTGGAACGCGCCGGTGACCTCGCCGCGATGCTGTCCAACCTGGCCGAGGGTGACGTGCTGTTCATCGACGAGATCCACCGCATCGCCCGTCCCGCCGAGGAGATGCTCTACCTCGCGATGGAGGACTTCCGCGTCGACGTCGTCGTCGGCAAGGGACCCGGCGCCACCAGCATCCCGCTGGAGATCGCCCCGTTCACCCTGGTCGGCGCCACCACCCGGTCGGGCGCGCTGACCGGGCCGCTGCGCGACCGCTTCGGGTTCACCGGCCAGATGGAGTTCTACGCCGACGACGAGCTCGACCAGGTCGTCAAGCGCTCGGCGAAGATCCTCGACATCACCGTCGACGACGACGGCAGCGCCGAGATCGCCCGCCGCTCGCGCGGCACGCCGCGGATCGCCAACCGGCTGCTGCGCCGCGTCCGCGATTACGCCGAGGTGCGCGAGGACGGCCACGTCACGCTCGGCGTGGCCCGTGCCGCGCTGAAGGTCTACGACGTTGACGAGCTGGGCCTGGACCGGCTCGACCGCGCCGTGCTCTCGGCGCTGGTGCACTCCTTCGGCGGCGGCCCGGTCGGGGTGTCGACGCTGGCGGTCGCCGTCGGTGAGGAACCGACGACGGTCGAGGAGGTGTGCGAGCCCTACCTGGTGCGCGCCGGTATGCTCGCGCGCACCCCCCGTGGCCGGGTGGCGACAGCGGGTGCCTGGGAGCACCTGGGACTCCGCCCGCCCGCCCGTGGAGACCAGCCAGGGCCTACGCTGTTCGACTGA
- the ruvA gene encoding Holliday junction branch migration protein RuvA, translating into MISSVRGEVLSVGLDHVVVEVGGVGLAVQATPATLATLRRGEQTRLHTALVVREDSLTLFGFADAEARELFGLLQTVSGIGPRLALAALAVLDPDKLRTALAEGNITVLTQVPGIGRKGAERLTLELRDKVAAVGGTAESAAAPAAGAVRAEVVEALTGLGFPAKQAEQAVEKVLAAGTAEGTPAVLRAALTTLGRK; encoded by the coding sequence ATGATCTCCTCGGTGCGGGGCGAGGTCCTTTCGGTCGGGCTCGACCACGTGGTGGTGGAGGTCGGCGGGGTCGGGCTCGCGGTGCAGGCCACCCCGGCGACGCTGGCCACGCTGCGCCGCGGCGAGCAGACCCGGCTGCACACGGCGCTGGTGGTGCGCGAGGACTCGCTGACCCTGTTCGGGTTCGCCGACGCCGAGGCCCGCGAGCTGTTCGGGCTGTTGCAGACCGTCTCGGGCATCGGGCCGCGCCTGGCGCTGGCCGCGCTCGCGGTGCTCGACCCGGACAAGCTGCGCACCGCGCTCGCCGAGGGCAACATCACCGTGCTCACCCAGGTCCCCGGCATCGGGCGCAAGGGCGCCGAACGGCTCACCCTCGAACTGCGCGACAAGGTCGCCGCGGTCGGTGGCACCGCCGAGTCCGCGGCCGCCCCGGCCGCGGGCGCGGTGCGGGCCGAAGTCGTCGAGGCGCTGACCGGTCTCGGGTTCCCGGCCAAGCAGGCCGAGCAGGCCGTGGAGAAGGTGCTGGCCGCGGGCACGGCGGAGGGCACCCCGGCCGTGCTGCGGGCCGCGCTGACCACCCTCGGGCGCAAGTGA
- the ruvC gene encoding crossover junction endodeoxyribonuclease RuvC, with protein MRVLGVDPGLTRCGLGVVDGGTGRSVSCVAVDVVRTPVDDTLERRLLAVADAVEHWLDTYRPEAVAVERVFSQHNVRTAMGTAQAGGVVALSAARRGLPVVFHTPSEVKAAVTGSGRADKAQVTGMVTRLLGLARAPRPADAADALALAICHLWRQPMRDRLAEAEARAAELARAHKARLAAAAKTANTVSRTTVTRRANTRTPGKGVRG; from the coding sequence GTGCGAGTGCTCGGCGTGGACCCCGGGCTGACCCGGTGCGGGCTCGGCGTGGTGGACGGGGGCACCGGGCGTTCCGTCAGCTGCGTGGCGGTGGACGTCGTGCGCACCCCGGTCGACGACACGCTGGAGCGGCGCCTGCTCGCGGTCGCCGACGCCGTCGAGCACTGGCTGGACACCTACCGGCCGGAAGCCGTCGCCGTCGAGCGCGTGTTCAGCCAGCACAACGTGCGCACCGCGATGGGCACCGCCCAGGCCGGGGGAGTGGTGGCGCTGTCGGCCGCCCGGCGCGGCCTGCCGGTGGTGTTCCACACCCCGAGCGAGGTCAAAGCGGCCGTCACCGGTAGCGGGCGCGCGGACAAGGCGCAGGTCACCGGCATGGTCACCCGGCTGCTCGGGCTCGCGCGGGCGCCGCGGCCCGCGGACGCCGCCGACGCGCTCGCGCTGGCGATCTGCCACCTGTGGCGCCAGCCGATGCGCGACCGGCTCGCCGAGGCCGAGGCGCGTGCGGCCGAGCTGGCCCGCGCCCACAAGGCCCGCCTGGCGGCGGCGGCGAAGACGGCCAATACCGTGTCGCGGACGACGGTGACGCGGCGCGCGAACACGCGGACGCCCGGGAAGGGAGTGCGGGGATGA
- a CDS encoding DUF4262 domain-containing protein produces MPAVTETATDTATEPLAPEESELLEWIVSQAESRGNAVISVPGDDTGAGYSFTACVWALHQVPEAVVVGIPEQMAPVLLDAYVDRAANGEEFEPGAIYDDFFQGVPVTVEHVAKGHYPEYFGSAFLVYPDGDFPAIQLIVATPDGQWPWSDGAPEGFAQWQPVLTESGDPESWTPGLDGP; encoded by the coding sequence ATGCCCGCCGTGACCGAGACCGCGACCGACACCGCGACCGAGCCCCTCGCGCCCGAGGAATCCGAACTCCTCGAATGGATCGTCAGCCAGGCCGAAAGCCGCGGCAACGCGGTGATCTCGGTGCCCGGCGACGACACCGGAGCCGGTTACTCGTTCACCGCGTGCGTGTGGGCGCTGCACCAGGTCCCCGAGGCCGTCGTCGTCGGTATCCCCGAGCAGATGGCCCCGGTCCTGCTCGACGCCTACGTCGACCGCGCGGCCAACGGCGAGGAGTTCGAGCCCGGCGCGATCTACGACGACTTCTTCCAGGGTGTGCCGGTCACCGTCGAGCACGTCGCGAAAGGTCACTACCCCGAGTACTTCGGAAGCGCTTTCCTCGTCTACCCCGACGGCGACTTCCCGGCGATCCAGCTCATCGTCGCCACCCCGGACGGGCAGTGGCCGTGGAGCGACGGCGCGCCGGAGGGGTTCGCGCAGTGGCAGCCGGTGCTGACCGAGAGCGGCGACCCGGAGAGCTGGACCCCCGGCCTCGACGGTCCATAA
- a CDS encoding YebC/PmpR family DNA-binding transcriptional regulator → MSGHSKWATTKHKKAALDAKRGKLFARLIKNIEVAARTGGGDPEGNPTLYDAIQKAKKNSVPQDNIERARKRGAGEEAGGADWQTINYEGYGPNGVAVLIECLTDNRNRAAGEVRTALTRNGGSLADPGSVAYLFNRKGVVIMPKNELSEDDVLMAVLDAGAEEVNDLGDNFEIVSEATDLLGVRKALQEAGYDYESADPTFLPSVSVPLDAEGAKKVFRLIDALEDCDDVQNVYANFDVPDEVLEEVDA, encoded by the coding sequence ATGAGCGGCCACTCCAAGTGGGCCACCACGAAGCACAAGAAGGCCGCCCTCGACGCCAAGCGTGGCAAGCTGTTCGCGAGACTGATCAAGAACATCGAGGTCGCCGCGCGGACCGGCGGGGGCGATCCCGAGGGCAACCCGACGCTCTACGACGCCATCCAGAAGGCGAAGAAGAACTCGGTCCCGCAGGACAACATCGAGCGCGCTCGCAAGCGCGGCGCCGGTGAGGAAGCCGGCGGCGCCGACTGGCAGACGATCAACTACGAGGGCTATGGCCCCAACGGCGTCGCCGTGCTGATCGAGTGCCTCACCGACAACCGCAACCGCGCGGCGGGCGAGGTCCGCACGGCCCTGACCCGCAACGGCGGCTCGCTCGCCGACCCGGGCTCGGTGGCGTACCTGTTCAACCGCAAGGGCGTCGTGATCATGCCCAAGAACGAGCTGTCCGAGGACGACGTCCTGATGGCGGTCCTCGACGCGGGCGCCGAGGAGGTCAACGACCTCGGCGACAACTTCGAGATCGTCTCCGAGGCCACCGACCTGCTCGGTGTGCGCAAGGCGCTGCAGGAGGCGGGCTACGACTACGAGTCGGCCGACCCGACGTTCCTGCCCTCGGTCAGCGTCCCGCTCGACGCCGAGGGCGCCAAGAAGGTCTTCCGGCTGATCGACGCGCTCGAGGACTGCGACGACGTGCAGAACGTGTATGCCAACTTCGACGTCCCCGACGAGGTTCTCGAAGAGGTCGACGCGTAG
- the pdxT gene encoding pyridoxal 5'-phosphate synthase glutaminase subunit PdxT, giving the protein MSAQPVIGVLALQGDVREHAAMIERAGGRAVAVRRESELASVDGLVLPGGESTTMSRLLETFGLLGPLRERLAGGMPAFGSCAGMILLARQALDGRPDQQQLGALDVIVRRNAFGRQVDSFEADLQFETLTSGQPLHAVFIRAPWVEKAGDGVEVLARVPESPATGGAGARIVAVRQGPVLATAFHPELTGDDRVHRLFVGMVRDAATTSETEER; this is encoded by the coding sequence GTGTCCGCGCAACCGGTGATCGGCGTGCTGGCGCTCCAGGGGGACGTGCGGGAGCACGCCGCCATGATCGAGCGCGCCGGGGGGCGGGCCGTCGCCGTCCGGCGTGAGTCGGAGCTGGCGTCCGTCGACGGGCTCGTCCTGCCCGGTGGCGAGTCGACGACGATGTCGCGCCTGCTGGAGACCTTCGGGCTGCTCGGCCCGCTTCGCGAGCGGCTCGCGGGCGGGATGCCGGCGTTCGGGTCGTGCGCGGGCATGATCCTGCTCGCCAGGCAGGCCCTGGACGGGCGCCCCGACCAGCAGCAACTCGGCGCGCTGGACGTCATCGTGCGGCGCAACGCGTTCGGGCGGCAGGTGGACTCGTTCGAGGCGGATCTGCAGTTCGAAACCCTCACCTCGGGGCAACCGCTGCACGCCGTGTTCATCCGCGCGCCCTGGGTCGAAAAGGCCGGCGACGGGGTCGAGGTCCTGGCCAGGGTGCCCGAGTCACCGGCCACCGGTGGGGCTGGCGCTAGGATCGTCGCGGTCCGGCAGGGGCCGGTGCTCGCCACGGCCTTCCACCCGGAGCTGACCGGGGACGATCGGGTCCATCGCCTGTTCGTGGGAATGGTGCGGGACGCGGCGACGACGAGCGAGACGGAGGAGAGATGA
- the pdxS gene encoding pyridoxal 5'-phosphate synthase lyase subunit PdxS, whose translation MSEVESSSSAERGTARVKRGMAEMLKGGVIMDVVTPEQAKIAEDAGAVAVMALERVPADIRAQGGVARMSDPDLIEGIVSTVSIPVMAKARIGHFVEARVLQSLGVDYVDESEVLTPADYANHIDKWAFTVPFVCGATNLGEALRRITEGAAMIRSKGEAGTGDVSNATTHMRKIRAEIRRLTSLPEDELYVAAKEMQAPYELVREVAANGKLPVVLFTAGGIATPADAAMMMQLGAEGVFVGSGIFKSGDPAKRAEAIVKATTFHDDPDVIAKVSRGLGEAMVGINVDDVPEPHRLAERGW comes from the coding sequence GTGTCCGAAGTTGAGTCCTCCAGTTCCGCCGAGCGGGGCACCGCGCGTGTCAAGCGCGGCATGGCCGAAATGCTCAAGGGCGGCGTGATCATGGACGTCGTCACTCCCGAGCAGGCGAAGATCGCCGAAGACGCCGGCGCGGTCGCGGTCATGGCGCTGGAGCGGGTGCCCGCCGACATCCGCGCGCAGGGCGGCGTGGCCCGGATGAGTGACCCGGACCTGATCGAGGGCATCGTGTCGACGGTGTCGATCCCGGTGATGGCCAAGGCGCGCATCGGTCATTTCGTCGAGGCGCGAGTGCTGCAGTCGCTGGGCGTGGACTACGTCGACGAGTCCGAGGTGCTCACCCCGGCCGACTACGCCAACCACATCGACAAGTGGGCGTTCACCGTGCCGTTCGTGTGCGGGGCGACGAACCTTGGCGAGGCGCTGCGCCGGATCACCGAGGGCGCCGCGATGATCCGCTCGAAGGGCGAAGCCGGCACCGGCGACGTGTCGAACGCGACCACCCACATGCGGAAGATCCGAGCGGAGATCCGGAGGCTGACTTCGCTGCCCGAAGACGAGCTGTACGTCGCGGCGAAGGAGATGCAGGCGCCGTACGAGCTGGTGCGGGAGGTGGCGGCCAACGGCAAGCTGCCGGTCGTGCTGTTCACCGCGGGCGGGATCGCCACCCCGGCCGACGCGGCGATGATGATGCAGCTCGGCGCCGAGGGCGTGTTCGTCGGATCGGGCATCTTCAAATCCGGTGACCCCGCGAAGCGCGCCGAGGCGATCGTGAAGGCCACGACGTTCCACGACGACCCCGACGTGATCGCGAAGGTGTCGCGCGGCCTGGGCGAGGCCATGGTCGGCATCAACGTCGACGACGTGCCCGAACCGCACCGGCTCGCCGAGCGCGGCTGGTAG
- a CDS encoding elongation factor G-like protein EF-G2, whose amino-acid sequence MADKQARTVDAGAAVAVDDPVKVRNVVLVGPSGSGKTTLTEALLAVSGTVTRAGSVVEGTTVCDHDPAAVRQQRSVGLSVAPVMHNGCKINLIDTPGYADFVGELRAGLRAADAALFVVCSAEGVDPATVAIWEECAAVGMPRAVIVSRLDHHRADPDGEIAACQDAFGAGVLPLYLPAGGSGAGLIGLITRRFFDYSEGFPPRVGEPSPEDLERLTDARNELIEGVIAESEDETLMDRYLAGEEISEDTLIADLETAVARGSFHPVIPVCATTGVGMAEVLDGIVRAFPSPLEHELPPVTTPDGAAHPGLSTDPHGPLAAEVVRTAVDSYVGRVSLVRVFSGTLRPERPVHVSGHGMAERGHEDHDTDERVAHLYSPLGATLREVPYCVAGDLCALTKVGSAETGDTVSSPDHPLVMRPWPMPEPLLPVAVVARNRSDEDALARNLSRLVAGDPTLRLERNAETSQLVLWCMGEAHADVVLSRLRAGGAEVDTEPVKTSLRETFGGPAKGHGRHVKQSGGHGQYAVCDIEVEPLERGAGFEFVDRIVGGAVPHQFIPSVEKGVRAQLRRGLVTGYPVVDVRVTLVDGKAHSVDSSDAAFQTAGSMALKDAAANGRVVLLEPLDEVAVQLPDEYLGTVLGDLSSRRGRVLGTEAAEGGRSVIRAEVPATELLRYTTELRSLSSGTATFTRRHARYDPLPDNLVTAHA is encoded by the coding sequence ATGGCCGACAAACAAGCCCGCACCGTCGATGCCGGAGCCGCGGTCGCTGTGGACGACCCGGTCAAGGTCCGCAACGTGGTCCTGGTCGGCCCCTCCGGCTCCGGCAAGACCACCCTCACCGAGGCCCTGCTCGCGGTGTCCGGCACCGTGACCAGGGCCGGTTCCGTTGTGGAGGGCACCACGGTCTGCGACCACGACCCGGCCGCGGTGCGCCAGCAGCGATCGGTCGGACTGTCGGTGGCGCCGGTGATGCACAACGGCTGCAAGATCAACCTGATCGACACCCCTGGCTATGCCGACTTCGTGGGCGAGCTGCGGGCCGGGCTGCGCGCCGCCGACGCCGCGCTGTTCGTCGTCTGCTCCGCCGAGGGCGTGGATCCCGCGACGGTGGCCATCTGGGAGGAGTGCGCCGCGGTCGGCATGCCGCGCGCGGTGATCGTCTCCCGGCTCGACCACCACCGGGCCGACCCCGACGGCGAGATCGCCGCGTGCCAGGACGCCTTCGGCGCGGGCGTGCTCCCCCTCTACCTACCCGCAGGCGGGTCCGGTGCCGGGCTGATCGGCCTGATCACGCGGCGATTCTTCGACTACTCCGAAGGCTTCCCGCCCCGCGTCGGCGAACCGTCGCCCGAGGACCTGGAGCGGCTGACCGACGCGCGCAACGAACTGATCGAGGGCGTCATCGCCGAAAGCGAGGACGAGACGCTGATGGACCGCTACCTCGCGGGTGAGGAAATCAGCGAGGACACCCTGATCGCCGACCTGGAGACCGCGGTCGCCCGCGGCTCGTTCCACCCGGTCATCCCCGTGTGCGCGACCACCGGCGTGGGCATGGCCGAGGTGCTGGACGGCATCGTGCGTGCCTTCCCGTCGCCACTGGAGCACGAGCTGCCGCCCGTCACCACACCCGACGGCGCCGCCCACCCCGGGCTGAGCACCGACCCGCACGGGCCGTTGGCCGCCGAGGTGGTGCGCACCGCGGTCGACTCCTACGTCGGCCGTGTGTCGCTGGTCCGGGTGTTTTCCGGGACGCTGCGGCCGGAACGTCCGGTGCACGTGTCCGGGCACGGCATGGCCGAGCGCGGGCACGAGGACCACGACACCGACGAGCGCGTCGCCCACCTGTACTCACCGCTCGGCGCGACGCTGCGCGAGGTGCCCTACTGCGTGGCCGGTGACCTGTGCGCGCTGACGAAGGTCGGGTCCGCCGAGACCGGCGACACTGTCTCCTCCCCCGACCACCCCCTGGTGATGCGGCCGTGGCCGATGCCCGAGCCGCTGCTGCCGGTGGCCGTCGTGGCACGCAACCGCAGCGATGAGGACGCGTTGGCGCGCAACCTTTCCCGTCTCGTGGCGGGTGACCCGACGCTGCGCCTGGAGCGCAATGCCGAGACCTCCCAGCTGGTCCTGTGGTGCATGGGCGAGGCGCACGCGGACGTGGTCCTGTCCCGGCTGCGGGCCGGTGGCGCCGAGGTGGACACCGAGCCGGTGAAGACGAGCCTGCGCGAAACGTTCGGTGGCCCGGCCAAGGGGCACGGGCGGCACGTCAAGCAGTCCGGCGGGCACGGCCAGTACGCGGTGTGCGACATCGAGGTCGAGCCGCTGGAACGTGGCGCGGGGTTCGAGTTCGTCGACCGGATCGTCGGCGGCGCGGTGCCGCACCAGTTCATCCCCAGCGTGGAGAAAGGGGTGCGGGCGCAGCTGCGGCGCGGCCTGGTCACCGGGTACCCGGTGGTCGACGTGCGGGTCACCCTGGTCGACGGCAAGGCGCACAGCGTGGACTCCTCCGACGCCGCGTTCCAGACCGCCGGGTCGATGGCGCTGAAGGACGCGGCCGCGAACGGGCGGGTCGTGCTGCTCGAACCGCTCGACGAGGTGGCTGTCCAGCTGCCCGACGAGTACCTGGGCACGGTGCTCGGGGACCTGTCGTCACGGCGGGGCCGGGTACTGGGCACGGAGGCCGCGGAGGGCGGCCGCAGCGTGATCCGCGCCGAGGTGCCCGCGACGGAACTGCTGCGCTACACCACGGAACTGCGTTCGCTCAGCTCCGGCACGGCGACGTTCACCCGGCGCCACGCCCGCTACGACCCGCTGCCGGACAACCTCGTCACGGCACACGCCTGA
- a CDS encoding XdhC family protein, whose translation MASETVSACAVAHGEGEPGGETRTLVAVFASPVAEFLLRYGQDLGYRPVLFDPDPARVAGVEAVSVLPDLDGDTDVVVTDHHRDELGTVLRDVLARPVRWTGVMGNPRHEGPHVEALRSLGVAQPDIDRVHRPIGLDIGSRRPAEIAIATLAGLLADRNGRPGGFFGH comes from the coding sequence ATGGCTTCGGAGACAGTTTCCGCGTGCGCGGTCGCGCACGGCGAAGGTGAGCCGGGTGGCGAGACACGCACGCTGGTGGCGGTGTTCGCCTCGCCCGTCGCGGAGTTCCTGCTGCGCTACGGCCAGGACCTCGGCTACCGGCCGGTGCTGTTCGACCCGGACCCGGCCCGCGTCGCGGGCGTGGAGGCGGTCTCGGTGCTGCCGGACCTGGACGGCGACACCGACGTCGTCGTGACCGATCACCACCGCGACGAGCTGGGCACCGTGCTGCGGGACGTGCTGGCGCGGCCGGTGCGCTGGACCGGCGTGATGGGCAACCCGCGTCACGAAGGCCCGCACGTCGAGGCGCTGCGCTCGCTGGGCGTGGCCCAGCCGGACATCGACCGCGTGCACCGCCCGATCGGCCTCGACATCGGTTCCCGCCGCCCGGCCGAGATCGCGATCGCCACGCTGGCCGGTCTGCTCGCCGACCGCAACGGCCGCCCCGGCGGCTTCTTCGGCCACTGA
- a CDS encoding NUDIX hydrolase, with amino-acid sequence MSAFVLVVSIAAAVVVLGGLFLVATANRLDRLHVRLDAGWAALDAALARRAVVARAVAAVDGAAPGLREAADLAEKAPRAEREVAENELTRLLGSIDRARLPGELAGELGDAEHRVVIARRVHNDAVRDALALRRRRKVRYFKLAGTARQPEYFEIAEPPVPGA; translated from the coding sequence GTGAGCGCCTTCGTCCTGGTCGTGTCGATCGCCGCCGCGGTGGTCGTGCTCGGCGGGCTGTTCCTGGTGGCGACGGCCAACCGGCTGGACCGCCTGCACGTCCGCCTCGACGCCGGATGGGCCGCGCTGGACGCGGCACTGGCCCGGCGCGCGGTGGTGGCGCGCGCGGTGGCCGCGGTCGACGGCGCGGCGCCGGGCCTGCGCGAGGCCGCGGACCTCGCCGAGAAGGCGCCGCGGGCCGAGCGGGAGGTCGCGGAGAACGAGTTGACGCGACTGCTGGGGTCCATCGACCGCGCCCGCCTGCCCGGCGAACTGGCGGGCGAACTCGGCGACGCCGAACACCGGGTCGTCATCGCGCGCCGCGTGCACAACGACGCGGTGCGCGACGCGCTGGCGTTGCGGCGGCGGCGCAAGGTGCGGTACTTCAAACTCGCCGGCACCGCGCGGCAACCCGAGTACTTCGAGATCGCGGAGCCCCCCGTGCCCGGAGCCTAG
- a CDS encoding glycosyltransferase family 4 protein — protein sequence MKVGIVCPYSFDVPGGVQGHVTDLARALLDRGHQVSVLAPADEDADLPDFVHPAGKALGIPYNGSVARLQFGPVSYARVRRWLREGAFDVLHLHEPAAPSLSLLALKVADGPIVATFHTSTPRSRTLSAFQPVLRPLLEKITARIAVSALARRVQVEHAGGDAVEIPNGVDVEFFSRARPLEGYPRAGGTIGFVGRFTEPRKGMEILLGAARRLVPDFPELRLLVVGRGEPEALRRMAGPELAPHLELLGQVSDAEKARALRSVDVYCAPNTGGESFGMILTEAMAAGTAVAASNLDSFRRVLDDGRAGALFTTGDPASLAACLRELLGDPARRTSLAAAAGERVAIYDWPVVVTQVLRVYETAIAADPRRVSAEEVPQ from the coding sequence GTGAAGGTCGGGATCGTCTGCCCGTACTCCTTCGACGTGCCCGGTGGTGTCCAGGGGCACGTCACGGATCTCGCGCGGGCACTCCTCGACCGCGGGCACCAGGTGTCGGTGCTCGCGCCCGCCGACGAGGACGCCGATCTGCCGGACTTCGTGCACCCCGCGGGCAAGGCTCTCGGCATCCCGTACAACGGGTCGGTGGCCCGGCTGCAGTTCGGGCCGGTGTCCTACGCCCGCGTGCGGCGGTGGCTGCGGGAGGGTGCGTTCGACGTGCTGCACCTGCACGAGCCGGCCGCGCCGAGCCTGTCGCTGCTGGCGTTGAAGGTCGCCGACGGGCCGATCGTGGCCACCTTCCACACCTCCACCCCGCGGTCGCGGACGCTGTCGGCGTTCCAGCCGGTACTGCGGCCGCTGCTGGAGAAGATCACCGCGCGCATCGCCGTGTCCGCGCTGGCGCGGCGCGTGCAGGTCGAGCACGCCGGCGGCGACGCGGTCGAGATCCCGAACGGAGTGGACGTCGAGTTCTTCTCCCGCGCGCGGCCGCTGGAGGGCTACCCGCGGGCCGGTGGCACGATCGGGTTCGTCGGGCGGTTCACCGAGCCACGCAAGGGAATGGAGATCCTGCTCGGCGCCGCGCGCCGCCTGGTGCCGGACTTCCCCGAGCTGCGGCTGCTGGTCGTGGGGCGCGGCGAGCCCGAGGCGCTGCGCCGGATGGCGGGCCCGGAGCTGGCGCCGCACCTGGAGTTGCTCGGCCAGGTCTCCGACGCCGAGAAGGCGCGGGCGCTGCGCAGCGTGGACGTCTACTGCGCGCCCAACACCGGCGGGGAGAGCTTCGGGATGATCCTGACCGAGGCGATGGCGGCGGGCACCGCGGTCGCGGCGTCCAATCTGGACTCCTTCCGCCGCGTGCTCGACGACGGCCGCGCGGGCGCGCTGTTCACGACCGGTGATCCGGCTTCGCTGGCGGCCTGCCTGCGTGAGCTGCTGGGCGATCCGGCGCGGCGCACGTCGCTGGCCGCGGCGGCGGGGGAGCGGGTCGCGATCTACGACTGGCCGGTGGTGGTGACGCAGGTGCTGCGCGTCTACGAGACGGCGATCGCCGCCGATCCGCGGCGGGTCAGCGCGGAGGAAGTGCCGCAGTGA